The sequence GGCCGGGCCTGGTGATGGCGGGCACGGCCGTCCTGCCGCAAAACCTCTTGGCCATCCCCATCTGGCTACTGGTCTCGGCGGCCGCCTGCCACTCCTCCATGCTCCTCCTGCGCCGTCACCTGCCGCTCGGCGGCCGCCACCTGCGCCGGCGCGAGCCGCTGCCGCTGCCGCTCCTCACCGTCCTGGGCGCGGTAGGACTGGCGGGCGTCAGCGCCGTCCAGGCCTTCCTGGCGCTCCCCTTCGCGCGGGCGGTCCTGGCCCTCCTCTGAAAGGCGCCGCCCGTCGCCACACCCCGCCTCCCGGTCCCGCCCCCGCCGGCCCCCGTGCGCCGGACAGGCCCGGCGGGGCGGATGCTATACTGCACTCGGCTTCGTGAGTGGCCGCAGGTTGGCAGATTGCGAAGGGAGTGGCAGCCCGGTGAGGATCGGGGTCCCGCGCGAGATCAAACAGGACGAGGCACGCGTCGCTCTCACCCCGGCCGGTGCGGCGGCACTGGTCCACGAAGGCCACCAGGTCCTGGTGGAGAGCGGAGCCGGCCTGGGCAGCGGCTTCGATGACGAGGCCTACGCCCGGCAGGGGGCCACCGTCGTCCGCGAGGCGGCCGACGTCTGGTCGGGGGCGGAGATGGTGCTCAAGGTGAAGGAGCCGCTGCCCCAGGAGTTCGCCTACTTCCGCCCGGGACTGCTCCTCTTCACCTATCTCCACCTGGCGGCGGCCCGGGAGCTGACGCAGGCGCTCCTGGAGCACGGCGTCGTCGCCGTCGCCTACGAGACGGTCCAGCTTCCCGACCGCTCCCTGCCCCTCCTGACGCCCATGAGCGAGGTGGCCGGGCGAATGGCCGTCCAGATCGGGGCCCACTTCCTGGAGGCGCCGCAGGGCGGCCGGGGCGTCCTGCTGGGTGGCGTGCCCGGCGTCCCGCGCGGGGACGTGGTCATCGTCGGCGGGGGGACGGTGGGTGTCAACGCGGCCAAGATCGCGCTGGGCCTGGGGGCGCACGTCACCGTCCTGGACATCAACGCCGACCGGCTCCGCTACCTTGACGACATCTTCGGCGGTCGCATCACCACCCTGGCCTCCAACCGCGCCAACATCGCCGAGGCCGTCCACCGCGCCGACATCCTGGTGGGCGCCGTCCTCGTGCCGGGGGCGCGGGCGCCGCACCTGGTGACCGAGGAGATGGTCAAGAGCATGAAGCCGGGCTCGGTCATCGTGGACGTGGCCATCGACCAGGGCGGCTCGGTGGAGACCTGCGACCACGTCACCACCCACAGCAATCCGGCTTATGTGCGCCACGGCGTCGTCCACTACGCCGTGGCCAACATCCCCGGCGCGGTGCCGCGCACCTCCACCTTCGCCCTGACCAACGCCACCCTGCCCTACGTGGAACGGCTGGCCGGGCTGGGCTGGCGGGAGGCGCTGCGGCGCGACCCCAGCCTGGCGCGCGGGCTCCAGACCTGCGACGGCCGCGTCACCTATGCGGCGGTGGCCGAGGCCCATGGACTCCCGTACACGCCGGCCGAGAGCCTCCTGGCCTGAGCGCGCGCCCAGAGCGGCGCGGGGCGGGGCGCCGGAGGAGGAGCGGGTGGCCGCCTTCCTCGCCTACCTGGGCGTCGAGCGCGCCCTCTCGCGCCATACGGTGGCCGCCTACCGGCGCGACCTGGCCGACTTCGCCGCCTTTCTGCGCCTGCGCGGCGAGCGGCTGGAGTCGGCGGGGGCGGAGACGCTGGCCGCCTACCTGGTCGACCTGAGCGGCAGGAAGCTGGCCCCCTCCACCATCGCCCGGCGCGTGGCCGCCCTGCGCGCCTTCTACCGCTTCCTCACCCGGGAGGGCGTGCGCCGCGAGAACCCGGCTCTGGAGGTGGGGCGGCCCGCGCTGCCCCACCGCCTGCCGCGCGTCCTCTCCGTCGAGGAGGTGGACCGCCTCCTGGCCGCGCCGCCCGCGGGGAGCCCGCGCGGCTGCCGCGACCGGGCCATGCTGGAGCTGATGTACGCCAGCGGCCTGCGCGTCTCGGAGCTGGTCCAGCTGGACCTCTCCGACCTGGACCTGGAGGACCAGGTGGTGCGCTGCTGGGGCAAGGGCGCCCGCGAGCGGATCGTGCCCGTCGGCCGGCGCGCCCTGGAGGCGCTCGGCGAGTACCTCTCCTGGGCGCGGCCGCGGCTGGTCCGCGAGCGCCACCAGGAAGCGCTCTTCGTCAACGCGCGCGGCGGCCGCCTCACGCGCCAGGGCTTCTGGAAGCTCCTGCGCGGCTACGCGCGCCGCGCCGGCATCCGGCAGCGGATCACGCCCCACACGCTGCGCCACTCCTTCGCCACCCACCTGCTGGAGAACGGCGCCGACCTGCGCTCCGTCCAGGAGATGCTGGGCCACGCCGACATCGCCACCACGCAGATCTACAC comes from Bacillota bacterium and encodes:
- the xerD gene encoding site-specific tyrosine recombinase XerD, whose protein sequence is MDSRTRRPRASWPERAPRAARGGAPEEERVAAFLAYLGVERALSRHTVAAYRRDLADFAAFLRLRGERLESAGAETLAAYLVDLSGRKLAPSTIARRVAALRAFYRFLTREGVRRENPALEVGRPALPHRLPRVLSVEEVDRLLAAPPAGSPRGCRDRAMLELMYASGLRVSELVQLDLSDLDLEDQVVRCWGKGARERIVPVGRRALEALGEYLSWARPRLVRERHQEALFVNARGGRLTRQGFWKLLRGYARRAGIRQRITPHTLRHSFATHLLENGADLRSVQEMLGHADIATTQIYTHLTKGFVDDVYRRSHPRA
- the ald gene encoding alanine dehydrogenase, coding for MRIGVPREIKQDEARVALTPAGAAALVHEGHQVLVESGAGLGSGFDDEAYARQGATVVREAADVWSGAEMVLKVKEPLPQEFAYFRPGLLLFTYLHLAAARELTQALLEHGVVAVAYETVQLPDRSLPLLTPMSEVAGRMAVQIGAHFLEAPQGGRGVLLGGVPGVPRGDVVIVGGGTVGVNAAKIALGLGAHVTVLDINADRLRYLDDIFGGRITTLASNRANIAEAVHRADILVGAVLVPGARAPHLVTEEMVKSMKPGSVIVDVAIDQGGSVETCDHVTTHSNPAYVRHGVVHYAVANIPGAVPRTSTFALTNATLPYVERLAGLGWREALRRDPSLARGLQTCDGRVTYAAVAEAHGLPYTPAESLLA